The following proteins are co-located in the Trichormus variabilis 0441 genome:
- a CDS encoding photosystem II protein Y has product MDIDFRVAIVLAPIAVAAGWAAFNIGAAAIRQVQNFLNREA; this is encoded by the coding sequence ATGGATATTGATTTTCGTGTAGCGATCGTTTTAGCGCCAATTGCCGTTGCTGCTGGCTGGGCTGCTTTTAATATTGGTGCTGCTGCTATCAGACAAGTTCAAAACTTTTTGAACAGAGAAGCTTAA
- a CDS encoding bifunctional folylpolyglutamate synthase/dihydrofolate synthase codes for MNINSLLQPFHHFGVNLGLSRIIKLLDNLGNPHERVPIIHVAGTNGKGSVCAYLSSVLTEAGYRTGRYTSPHLVDWPERICLNEQQISHNELCQLLLRVQAAICLDDEYPTLFEVITAAAWLYFAQQQVDVAVVEVGLGGRLDATNVIADPLVTVITSISREHWQQLGPTVADIAGEKAGILKPGCPAVVGMLPPDAEKVVRSRAQELQCPLILPQPARQISPQLAEYQSIQNTKTITYPLPLQGQIQLNNSALALAALEILQQKGWQISEEEIINGMAKTKWPGRMQWINWKNHKLLIDGAHNPASAQVLRNYVDTLNTPSVTWVMGMLSTKDHADIFQVLLRPNDQLYLVPVPDNNSADTEYLGKLACDICPELSTYQTCPDLKLALETAFNSTDNLVVLCGSLYLIGYFLKSL; via the coding sequence GTGAATATCAATTCCCTACTGCAACCATTTCACCATTTCGGCGTTAACCTGGGACTTTCCCGGATTATCAAATTGCTGGACAACCTTGGCAATCCTCATGAGCGAGTTCCCATAATTCATGTTGCTGGTACAAATGGCAAAGGTTCTGTTTGTGCTTATTTGTCTTCCGTGCTGACTGAGGCTGGTTATCGTACAGGGCGCTATACTTCGCCCCATTTAGTTGATTGGCCAGAGCGTATTTGCCTGAATGAACAGCAAATTTCTCATAACGAATTGTGTCAATTACTTTTAAGAGTTCAAGCGGCTATTTGCCTTGATGATGAGTATCCGACTCTATTTGAAGTCATTACCGCCGCCGCTTGGTTATATTTTGCTCAGCAACAAGTTGATGTGGCGGTGGTAGAAGTAGGATTGGGTGGACGGTTGGATGCTACTAATGTAATTGCTGATCCTTTGGTGACAGTGATAACTTCCATCAGTCGGGAACATTGGCAACAATTGGGGCCGACTGTGGCTGATATTGCTGGGGAAAAAGCGGGGATTCTTAAGCCTGGATGTCCGGCTGTGGTGGGGATGTTGCCACCGGATGCAGAAAAAGTGGTGCGATCGCGCGCTCAAGAATTACAATGTCCTTTAATTCTGCCTCAACCTGCTCGTCAAATCTCTCCCCAACTAGCAGAATATCAAAGTATTCAAAATACAAAAACAATTACATATCCTCTACCTTTACAAGGACAAATTCAACTCAATAATTCTGCTTTGGCACTAGCAGCTTTAGAAATTTTGCAACAAAAAGGCTGGCAGATTTCTGAAGAAGAAATTATTAATGGCATGGCAAAAACTAAATGGCCAGGTCGAATGCAATGGATTAATTGGAAAAATCACAAATTACTAATTGATGGCGCTCATAATCCGGCATCTGCTCAAGTGTTACGAAACTATGTAGATACCCTAAATACCCCATCAGTAACTTGGGTTATGGGAATGTTATCTACAAAAGACCACGCCGATATTTTTCAAGTTTTATTACGACCAAATGACCAATTATATTTAGTTCCAGTACCAGATAATAATTCAGCCGATACAGAGTATTTAGGGAAATTAGCTTGTGATATTTGTCCAGAATTAAGTACTTATCAAACTTGTCCAGATTTAAAACTAGCCTTGGAGACTGCATTTAACTCAACAGATAATTTGGTAGTTTTGTGCGGTTCTTTATACTTAATTGGTTACTTTTTAAAGAGCTTGTAA
- a CDS encoding FkbM family methyltransferase — protein sequence MKQIKKFVKNVIQQIFRFMGFYLSPLHNTPFGVEWGQDINYLLDGKNLELVIDVGANIGQTVYEVLRYFPQSRIYCFEPVPSTFNRLNEEVGVFSNVYPYNMALGDKPSTLSMIAEPFAQKNTLVFDVEKTKNNNIEVVDVKVDTLDQFCLTNNIDKISLLKVDTEGYEMKVLKGAEQLLSSGCIDYILIECDFLKRADQPHGDFIEILKYLQSFQYNVVSFYTGGVDHLGWIWGDVLFRKISNDETVFAMSPFPRQQVSIG from the coding sequence ATGAAGCAAATTAAGAAGTTTGTTAAGAATGTTATTCAGCAAATTTTTCGTTTCATGGGTTTTTATCTAAGTCCATTGCATAATACTCCTTTTGGCGTAGAGTGGGGGCAAGATATTAACTATTTACTAGATGGCAAAAATTTGGAATTAGTAATAGATGTTGGGGCTAATATTGGGCAGACTGTGTATGAAGTTTTAAGGTATTTTCCACAGAGTCGTATTTATTGCTTTGAGCCTGTTCCTTCTACTTTCAACCGACTAAATGAAGAGGTAGGTGTATTTTCCAATGTATATCCTTATAATATGGCTCTTGGAGATAAGCCGTCTACACTTTCAATGATTGCAGAACCTTTTGCACAAAAAAATACTCTAGTTTTTGATGTTGAAAAGACCAAGAACAATAACATCGAAGTAGTTGATGTCAAAGTAGATACACTTGATCAATTCTGCTTAACCAATAATATCGACAAAATCAGCTTGTTAAAAGTTGATACAGAGGGCTACGAGATGAAAGTTTTAAAGGGGGCAGAACAGTTACTTTCCTCAGGTTGCATTGATTATATTCTTATAGAGTGTGACTTTTTGAAGCGAGCCGATCAACCCCACGGTGACTTTATTGAGATCCTGAAGTATCTACAATCTTTTCAATACAATGTAGTTTCTTTTTACACAGGTGGAGTTGATCATCTAGGCTGGATATGGGGAGATGTACTTTTCCGCAAAATAAGTAATGATGAGACGGTTTTTGCTATGTCACCATTTCCTAGACAACAAGTTTCAATTGGGTAG
- a CDS encoding ABC transporter substrate-binding protein: MIQLQKLKKFIACAMLGLITSWMVSCSTGNVNTNTQQTASGTANIEFWTMQLQPQFNNYFQSLIANFETQNPGIKVNWVDVPWAAMENKILTAVSAKTPPDVVNLNPDFASQLAGRNAWLDLNTKVPQEARSSYLPNIWKASTLNGKSFGVPWYLTTRLTIYNTDLLKQAGISKPPATYAELAQAAQQIKDKTGKYAFFVTFVPQDSGEVLQSFVQMGATLVDTEGKAAFNSPQGKAAFQYWVDLYKKGLLPKEALTQGHRHAIDLYQSGETAFLASGPEFLKTIATNAPKIAQASAIAPQLTGDTGKKNVAVMNIVVPRDTKQPDAAVKFALFVTNDENQLAFAKAANVLPSTTKALADSYFKDIPADASTVEKARVVSAQQLQQAEILTPALKDIKKLQKAIYDNLQAAMLGEKTVDKAVEDASQEWNNR; this comes from the coding sequence ATGATTCAATTGCAAAAATTAAAAAAATTTATTGCTTGTGCAATGCTGGGTTTAATCACCAGTTGGATGGTCAGTTGCAGCACAGGAAACGTTAATACAAATACACAGCAAACTGCTTCGGGAACAGCAAATATTGAGTTTTGGACTATGCAACTCCAACCTCAATTTAATAACTACTTCCAAAGTCTGATTGCGAATTTTGAAACCCAAAATCCGGGTATAAAGGTGAACTGGGTAGATGTACCCTGGGCGGCAATGGAGAACAAAATTTTAACAGCTGTCTCCGCGAAAACGCCACCTGATGTTGTTAACCTCAATCCAGATTTTGCTTCTCAACTAGCAGGACGAAATGCCTGGTTAGATTTGAATACAAAAGTCCCGCAGGAAGCACGTTCCTCCTATCTTCCGAACATTTGGAAAGCCAGTACTCTGAATGGCAAAAGTTTTGGCGTTCCTTGGTACCTCACAACGAGGCTAACCATTTATAACACTGATTTATTAAAACAGGCAGGTATCAGTAAACCACCTGCTACTTACGCAGAATTAGCACAAGCGGCGCAACAAATTAAAGATAAGACAGGGAAATACGCGTTTTTTGTGACGTTTGTACCGCAAGATTCCGGTGAAGTCTTACAGTCTTTTGTACAGATGGGAGCAACCCTAGTAGATACTGAAGGCAAAGCTGCTTTTAATTCACCCCAAGGAAAAGCCGCGTTTCAGTATTGGGTAGACCTTTACAAAAAAGGCTTATTACCAAAAGAAGCACTAACTCAAGGACATCGCCACGCAATTGATTTATATCAATCTGGAGAAACGGCCTTTCTAGCTTCTGGGCCTGAATTTCTGAAAACGATCGCCACCAACGCCCCAAAAATTGCTCAAGCTTCGGCGATCGCTCCCCAACTCACTGGCGATACAGGTAAGAAAAATGTAGCTGTGATGAATATCGTCGTTCCCCGCGATACAAAACAACCAGATGCGGCGGTGAAATTTGCTTTATTTGTCACCAATGACGAAAATCAATTAGCTTTTGCTAAAGCTGCAAATGTTTTACCATCCACAACTAAAGCACTAGCTGATAGTTATTTTAAAGATATTCCGGCTGATGCTTCCACAGTAGAAAAAGCGCGAGTTGTCAGCGCGCAGCAATTACAACAAGCAGAAATTCTCACCCCGGCTTTAAAGGATATTAAGAAGCTACAAAAGGCGATTTATGACAACTTACAAGCTGCAATGTTAGGGGAAAAAACGGTAGATAAAGCTGTAGAGGATGCGTCGCAGGAGTGGAATAATCGTTAG
- the pilM gene encoding type IV pilus assembly protein PilM: protein MVKSFSSLFGKSHRGVGVEIAPERVNVVQIRKQRQGLKLESLTSVPVPEGIVTDGQITDPPAMAQLIQQALAESKIKKVSRVATGVPGRDSIVRIIPVPSELDDKELRDMVLNHEAGLYLPYPREEADVDYQKLGYFVDEDGIEKVRVLLVATRKEVTDTYISTFEQAGLQIGVLEINSFALIRTIRDQLRQFGPEEATVLVDIEFDSTEIAIIINGVPQFSRTVPIGTYQMQMAFARAMSLPTSRDMEMLQGLVIPVNSVESDKTGMTETDPGIAGVLRILGELTDELRRSIDFYLNQSENVEIAQILLGGPGGGLEQLHEFFTQRLSIPTSQIDPIGSLSLQVDEEKYPSTQRSGLGIVLGLGMREV from the coding sequence GTGGTGAAAAGTTTCAGTAGTCTGTTTGGCAAATCTCATAGAGGGGTGGGTGTAGAAATTGCACCAGAACGGGTGAATGTAGTTCAAATACGCAAGCAGCGCCAAGGCTTGAAACTTGAATCTTTAACATCAGTTCCAGTTCCGGAGGGGATTGTCACTGATGGTCAAATCACCGATCCTCCAGCGATGGCGCAATTAATTCAGCAGGCGCTGGCTGAAAGCAAAATCAAAAAAGTATCTCGTGTGGCTACTGGTGTACCCGGACGAGATTCCATTGTCCGCATCATACCCGTACCATCAGAGTTGGATGACAAAGAATTACGGGATATGGTGTTAAATCACGAAGCCGGGTTGTATTTACCCTATCCTCGTGAAGAAGCTGATGTAGATTATCAGAAACTTGGGTACTTTGTGGATGAGGATGGCATTGAAAAAGTACGGGTGCTGTTAGTTGCTACCCGCAAGGAGGTGACAGATACATATATTAGTACTTTTGAGCAGGCAGGCTTACAAATTGGTGTTTTAGAAATTAACAGTTTTGCACTAATTCGGACAATTCGTGATCAACTGCGGCAATTTGGGCCAGAAGAAGCAACGGTACTAGTTGATATAGAGTTCGACAGTACAGAAATTGCGATCATCATTAATGGCGTACCACAATTTTCCCGTACTGTCCCCATTGGCACTTATCAAATGCAAATGGCATTTGCTAGAGCTATGAGTTTGCCCACTTCCAGAGATATGGAAATGTTACAGGGATTGGTGATTCCTGTAAATTCCGTAGAGAGCGATAAAACGGGAATGACGGAAACCGACCCCGGTATTGCTGGCGTATTGCGAATCCTGGGAGAACTAACAGATGAGCTACGCCGTTCTATTGATTTTTACTTAAATCAGAGTGAAAACGTAGAAATAGCCCAGATTTTATTGGGTGGGCCTGGTGGCGGACTAGAACAACTTCATGAGTTTTTTACTCAGCGTTTAAGTATTCCTACCAGTCAAATCGATCCTATAGGGTCTTTGTCCTTGCAAGTTGATGAAGAAAAATATCCCTCTACACAACGTTCTGGCTTAGGAATAGTCCTTGGTTTAGGAATGAGGGAGGTATGA
- a CDS encoding PilN domain-containing protein, giving the protein MYGLDINFLKDRPAYQSNNKSEKKPGIKLPSGSLLPMYLGVGVGLCFPIFVGGGLLFLQAKTAELEQAIALLDEESKKLDAEIASITKIKEQTGAVKADTQSLVMVFDQIRPWSAMLEDLRDRIPASVQIETVRQTPPTPPAAGQPAGNPAGGIEITGLARSFNDVNDFLLLLQQSRFLKSADSKIITASLVDAPVQTGGSNSAGIKPPQVVKYTIQSSLSDVPASELIRELEQKGTVGLVTRIRAMQQTGVITR; this is encoded by the coding sequence ATGTATGGATTAGATATTAATTTTCTCAAAGACCGCCCAGCTTACCAGTCAAATAACAAGTCCGAGAAAAAACCGGGTATTAAATTGCCATCTGGGAGCTTATTACCCATGTATTTGGGCGTTGGCGTAGGTCTTTGTTTTCCGATATTTGTCGGTGGTGGGTTGTTATTTTTACAGGCGAAAACTGCGGAATTAGAGCAGGCGATCGCCCTACTGGATGAAGAAAGTAAGAAGCTGGATGCAGAAATCGCCAGCATTACCAAAATCAAGGAACAGACTGGCGCTGTCAAAGCCGACACCCAAAGTTTGGTGATGGTGTTTGACCAGATTCGTCCTTGGTCAGCAATGTTAGAAGATTTGCGCGATCGCATTCCCGCAAGTGTGCAGATTGAAACCGTTAGACAAACACCACCTACACCCCCAGCCGCAGGACAGCCTGCTGGTAATCCAGCCGGTGGGATAGAAATTACTGGCTTGGCTCGTTCCTTTAACGATGTCAATGACTTCTTATTACTCTTACAGCAATCCCGTTTTTTGAAGTCTGCTGACAGCAAAATTATCACAGCCAGCCTAGTAGATGCACCAGTACAAACTGGTGGTAGCAACAGTGCGGGAATTAAACCACCCCAAGTAGTTAAATACACTATTCAATCCAGCCTCAGTGATGTTCCAGCCTCTGAATTAATTCGGGAGTTAGAACAAAAAGGCACTGTCGGACTGGTGACTCGGATTCGAGCTATGCAACAAACAGGAGTCATTACAAGATGA
- a CDS encoding pilus assembly protein PilO has protein sequence MTLSEDLNFAEQAADVEAAASNYPVVFGISFTPKIIGILVGVVGLAGALYMLLNMVMPAWDTYQQKQTQSAELEGQVLQKKTTVKQKGKITEELAQAQQQRQQVLALFADEKTLDTMLLDLNRLVEAGNAKTPLNAVRAKLQKFVPAIQKPEPVNDGSLGTAVDGKLKRSSVNVEIIGTYEQTQSIIRNIERLQPLLIVKDYQSTLANVQATDRSGKPTRRLGPAPITTSFQLQALMPLSPEEAAAAQAPPKK, from the coding sequence ATGACGCTGAGCGAAGATTTAAATTTTGCCGAACAGGCTGCTGATGTAGAAGCGGCCGCATCAAATTATCCCGTTGTCTTTGGTATTAGTTTCACACCTAAAATCATTGGCATTCTCGTAGGTGTAGTGGGTCTAGCTGGTGCTTTGTATATGCTCCTGAATATGGTTATGCCAGCTTGGGATACCTATCAGCAGAAGCAAACTCAAAGTGCCGAATTAGAAGGTCAAGTATTGCAAAAGAAAACCACTGTTAAACAAAAGGGCAAAATCACAGAAGAACTAGCCCAAGCTCAACAGCAAAGACAACAGGTTCTAGCTTTATTTGCTGATGAAAAAACCTTAGATACCATGCTGCTGGATCTAAATCGCTTAGTAGAAGCCGGCAACGCTAAAACTCCTCTCAATGCGGTGAGAGCTAAACTACAAAAATTTGTGCCAGCTATCCAAAAACCAGAGCCTGTTAATGATGGGTCGCTAGGAACAGCAGTTGACGGTAAACTGAAACGCTCTAGCGTTAATGTCGAAATTATCGGCACTTATGAACAAACACAATCGATTATTCGTAATATAGAACGTTTACAGCCTTTATTAATAGTTAAAGACTATCAATCAACATTAGCTAATGTACAGGCTACTGATAGGTCAGGCAAACCCACACGCAGGTTAGGCCCAGCACCAATTACCACATCTTTTCAACTGCAAGCATTAATGCCCTTAAGTCCTGAAGAGGCTGCGGCTGCTCAGGCTCCGCCCAAGAAGTAG
- a CDS encoding type IV pilus secretin family protein, with product MKHVHGNGLVLGAAAFVFLAAQPVWAQTTQITEVKLNPGNGGLSVVLKTSAGSRPQVFTTKRGKALVADVINTQLRLPQGNNFRQDKPAAGIASVEVVQLDANSIRVIVTGDTDAPVSQPVTRQQDGITLSLTPSSGTTASAPVTPRPPVSTTPPAATPAQTGAVPNVLVPNPVVTIDGKPAQPAGPGQPLSQAPPFLPRAVAPPVGDIAISATDASPSTIDLGTQERVPRLVLRDAPVREVLSLLARAANLNLAYISDGAGGTPGAGGQAISQTISLDIENEPVQDVFNYVLRLSGLEANRSNRTIFVGPKLPNSTRDVVMRNLRLNQVTVGVALNFLVGLGAESAISRERLVTSVNAVPVGGAANAAVTQTQTTTESRIETQRVDFQDSKPLLRGLQALGDERTNSVTLIGPPKQIEMAIAQLTQLDIRRRQVVVNVKIVDVNLLNLQDTNASFSFGLGNNYFTSDGGAATLNFGGSRPATSSEVANSLTGTPTIENPITGTPFLNPNSSVSIPGTTPGTVVVDANGNITRVANPGSGSFYQPIAPSNTNPLQPGFSDITPATDNIITRNADGTTTITQGTLGTATTSLPTIYQFPKRLLASLQAQVQNGNAKVLTDPTLIVQEGQQAVVKLTTEVFGGFEESGQSSSTGSNTQSSSTKKPIIKEAGLSLNVKVERIDDNGFVSLSVAPTVSAPGGSTQTSDGQITLLSARSLQSGLIRLRDGQTLILSGIIQESDRSTVSKLPILGDLPLIGSLFRKTNRTNERREVIVLLTPQVMDDSQNSSYGYNYSPSPEVRQLLERRGLNTPRR from the coding sequence GTGAAACACGTTCATGGTAATGGATTAGTTTTAGGTGCTGCTGCTTTTGTATTTTTGGCAGCACAGCCTGTGTGGGCGCAAACCACACAAATTACAGAAGTCAAGCTAAATCCAGGCAATGGTGGACTTAGCGTTGTTTTAAAAACTTCTGCCGGTTCTCGTCCACAAGTTTTTACAACAAAAAGAGGTAAAGCTTTAGTTGCAGATGTTATTAATACGCAACTACGGCTTCCACAAGGTAATAACTTTCGCCAAGATAAACCTGCGGCGGGAATTGCCTCCGTTGAGGTGGTGCAACTAGATGCTAATAGTATCCGCGTCATCGTGACTGGTGATACTGATGCACCAGTTAGCCAACCTGTCACCCGTCAACAAGATGGCATCACCCTCAGCTTAACGCCATCATCAGGCACCACAGCATCAGCGCCAGTCACCCCCAGACCACCTGTATCTACAACACCGCCAGCTGCTACCCCAGCACAAACAGGAGCCGTCCCCAATGTGCTTGTACCTAATCCAGTAGTAACAATTGATGGCAAACCAGCCCAGCCTGCTGGCCCTGGTCAACCACTAAGCCAAGCGCCGCCGTTCTTACCTAGAGCCGTTGCCCCTCCTGTTGGGGATATTGCCATTTCTGCGACTGATGCTTCGCCCAGTACGATAGATTTAGGTACTCAGGAACGTGTGCCTCGTCTGGTGTTGCGGGATGCACCAGTTAGGGAAGTTTTATCATTACTGGCTCGTGCTGCCAATCTAAACTTAGCTTATATAAGTGATGGAGCTGGTGGGACACCTGGGGCTGGAGGTCAAGCCATTTCTCAAACAATTTCACTAGATATAGAAAATGAGCCAGTGCAAGATGTGTTTAACTATGTCTTGCGTCTGAGTGGTTTAGAAGCTAACCGGAGCAATAGAACGATTTTTGTTGGGCCGAAATTACCTAACTCTACTCGTGATGTGGTGATGCGTAACCTGCGGCTTAATCAGGTAACTGTAGGGGTTGCTTTAAATTTCTTGGTTGGCTTGGGGGCTGAAAGTGCCATTAGCCGTGAACGACTGGTTACTAGTGTTAATGCTGTACCTGTAGGCGGTGCAGCTAATGCCGCAGTCACACAAACTCAAACTACTACAGAAAGCAGAATAGAGACTCAAAGAGTTGATTTTCAAGATTCCAAGCCTTTATTAAGAGGTTTACAAGCATTAGGGGATGAGCGTACTAATTCTGTGACTTTGATTGGACCACCCAAGCAAATAGAGATGGCAATAGCTCAACTAACTCAACTGGATATCCGTCGTCGTCAAGTGGTAGTAAACGTCAAAATTGTTGATGTCAACCTTTTAAATCTTCAAGACACAAACGCGAGTTTTTCTTTTGGACTTGGTAACAACTACTTCACAAGTGATGGCGGTGCAGCAACTCTAAATTTTGGTGGTTCTAGACCAGCGACTAGTTCCGAAGTTGCAAACAGTTTGACTGGTACACCGACTATTGAAAATCCTATTACAGGAACGCCTTTTCTTAACCCCAACAGTAGCGTTTCTATTCCAGGAACTACTCCAGGTACAGTAGTAGTAGACGCAAACGGCAACATTACTAGAGTTGCAAATCCTGGAAGTGGCTCTTTTTATCAACCGATTGCTCCTAGTAATACAAACCCCCTACAACCAGGTTTCTCTGATATTACTCCGGCAACTGATAACATCATTACAAGGAATGCGGATGGTACAACAACCATCACACAAGGTACCCTTGGTACAGCCACTACATCTTTACCAACTATATACCAATTCCCTAAACGTCTTCTCGCTAGTTTGCAGGCTCAGGTACAAAATGGCAACGCCAAAGTTTTGACTGATCCGACTTTGATTGTACAGGAAGGTCAACAGGCTGTAGTAAAACTAACTACAGAAGTGTTTGGAGGGTTTGAAGAGTCAGGGCAAAGTTCATCCACAGGATCAAATACTCAATCTTCCTCTACCAAAAAACCTATTATCAAAGAAGCTGGTCTAAGCCTTAATGTGAAAGTTGAGCGTATTGATGATAATGGTTTTGTTTCTCTGTCCGTTGCACCAACCGTCTCTGCGCCTGGTGGTTCAACACAAACTAGTGATGGTCAGATTACCTTGTTATCAGCTAGAAGTCTTCAATCTGGTTTAATCCGTCTGCGAGATGGTCAAACATTAATTCTCAGTGGCATTATTCAAGAATCAGATAGATCAACTGTATCCAAGCTTCCTATCTTAGGTGATCTTCCGTTGATTGGTTCACTATTTAGAAAAACCAACAGAACCAATGAGCGTAGAGAGGTAATTGTACTTCTGACACCTCAGGTTATGGATGACTCTCAAAACTCTTCTTACGGCTACAACTACAGTCCTAGCCCAGAAGTACGTCAATTGCTTGAGCGTCGTGGTTTAAATACTCCCAGGCGGTAA
- a CDS encoding helix-turn-helix domain-containing protein, which produces MTQEPVFEESSGNVFADLGLSNASELFTRGKIGIQVLRLLKQRNLKQREISEILSIPQSEVSHLMKGEFQRFSEGKLLIFLKRLDTEITLHLRPRHAPDQAAEIVISL; this is translated from the coding sequence ATGACACAGGAACCAGTTTTTGAAGAAAGCAGTGGTAACGTATTCGCTGACCTCGGTTTGTCGAATGCTTCGGAACTTTTTACGCGGGGCAAAATAGGGATTCAGGTACTCCGCCTCTTGAAACAACGCAATCTGAAACAGCGTGAAATCAGTGAAATTCTTAGTATTCCCCAGTCAGAAGTATCTCATCTAATGAAAGGAGAATTTCAACGGTTTAGCGAGGGCAAACTCCTAATTTTCCTCAAGCGACTCGATACGGAAATCACCTTACATCTTCGCCCTCGTCATGCACCAGACCAAGCTGCTGAAATCGTGATATCCCTATAG
- a CDS encoding type II toxin-antitoxin system RelE/ParE family toxin, giving the protein MDDEDITEIPLRPLVWMGDSLKNIRSFPEEVRASVGYALQLVQAGETPMDAKPFKGVGSGVYEIVKRYDTDTYRAVYAVKIGEKIYVLHAFQKKSKQGIKTPLADVDLIKQRYKDAVAREKQE; this is encoded by the coding sequence ATGGATGATGAGGATATTACAGAAATTCCTTTACGGCCTCTCGTTTGGATGGGAGACTCTCTCAAAAATATCCGATCATTTCCTGAAGAGGTGCGTGCATCAGTAGGTTATGCTCTGCAATTGGTGCAAGCAGGGGAAACACCAATGGATGCCAAGCCTTTTAAAGGGGTTGGAAGTGGCGTGTATGAAATCGTCAAACGATACGACACCGATACTTACAGAGCAGTCTACGCAGTAAAGATTGGGGAGAAAATTTATGTCCTGCACGCTTTTCAAAAGAAATCAAAGCAGGGGATTAAAACTCCACTAGCTGATGTTGATCTGATCAAACAACGCTATAAAGACGCAGTAGCAAGAGAGAAGCAAGAATGA
- a CDS encoding cyclic nucleotide-binding domain-containing protein, whose translation MLSSVDRLLFVRRVPIFKELRDDFIVRLTSVMHELQFPANHTIFRQGEEGRSLYIIVSGRVKVHIGDKQLAEVDQGKYFGEMAVFDTQPRSASVTTIEPCEFLELTQEQLYDAIEETPEIAVNIIRELSRLIRGLNENVNMSKFSS comes from the coding sequence ATGCTTAGTAGCGTTGACCGTTTATTATTTGTGCGACGAGTCCCGATTTTTAAAGAATTGCGGGATGACTTTATTGTGCGGCTAACCTCAGTAATGCACGAATTGCAATTTCCCGCCAATCATACAATTTTTAGACAAGGGGAAGAGGGGCGATCGCTATATATTATTGTGTCTGGTAGAGTCAAAGTTCATATTGGCGATAAACAACTAGCAGAAGTAGACCAGGGAAAATACTTTGGGGAAATGGCAGTATTTGACACTCAACCCCGTTCCGCCTCTGTAACGACCATAGAACCTTGCGAATTTTTGGAATTAACCCAAGAGCAACTATATGATGCCATTGAAGAGACTCCCGAAATCGCCGTAAATATTATTCGTGAACTATCTCGTCTGATTCGCGGACTGAACGAAAACGTTAATATGTCTAAATTTAGTTCTTGA